In Blastopirellula sediminis, the following proteins share a genomic window:
- a CDS encoding zinc-dependent alcohol dehydrogenase produces the protein MKAMLLSEYKQLDVVEIEEPKIGPHDLLVQVKACGICGSDIHGYDGSTGRRIPPLVMGHEAAGVVTKVGSDVTGFAVGDPITFDSTVSCGVCFNCRKGHINLCDNRMVLGVSCDEYRRYGAFAEYVSVPQHICYKLPPGLPFEHAAMIEAVSVAVHAANRAPLILGDTAIVVGSGMIGLLVVQAIRLAGAAQVIAIDLDQGRLDLAKQLGADVGLKADEVDVVDEVKKLTGGRGADVAVEVVGATRTIQTAIDATRKGGSITLVGNLSPKVEMPLQAIVSRELSVYGSCASNGEYPACIDLLERGLIKVDPLITARISLDEGPEWFKRLYAGEPGAMKVIVDPTK, from the coding sequence AAGAGCCGAAAATCGGCCCGCACGACTTGCTGGTGCAAGTGAAGGCCTGCGGCATCTGCGGCAGCGACATCCATGGCTACGACGGCAGCACCGGTCGCCGCATTCCGCCGCTGGTCATGGGACATGAAGCGGCCGGCGTCGTCACCAAGGTCGGCTCCGACGTCACCGGCTTCGCCGTCGGCGATCCGATCACCTTCGACTCGACCGTCTCGTGCGGCGTTTGCTTCAACTGCCGCAAGGGACACATCAACCTTTGCGACAACCGGATGGTCCTGGGCGTCTCGTGCGACGAGTATCGCCGCTACGGCGCCTTCGCCGAGTACGTCTCCGTGCCGCAGCACATCTGCTACAAGCTGCCCCCCGGTTTGCCGTTTGAACATGCGGCGATGATCGAAGCGGTCTCGGTCGCCGTTCACGCCGCGAATCGCGCTCCGCTCATTCTGGGCGACACCGCGATCGTCGTCGGCAGCGGCATGATCGGTTTGCTCGTCGTGCAAGCGATCCGTCTCGCCGGCGCCGCCCAGGTGATTGCGATCGACTTGGATCAAGGACGTTTGGATCTGGCGAAGCAGCTGGGCGCTGACGTCGGTTTGAAAGCGGACGAAGTCGACGTCGTCGACGAAGTGAAGAAGCTGACCGGCGGTCGCGGCGCGGATGTCGCCGTCGAAGTGGTCGGCGCTACGCGGACGATTCAAACCGCGATCGACGCGACCCGCAAAGGGGGCTCGATCACGCTGGTCGGCAACTTGTCGCCGAAAGTCGAAATGCCGCTGCAAGCGATCGTCAGCCGCGAGCTTTCGGTCTACGGCAGCTGCGCCTCCAACGGCGAGTACCCGGCCTGCATCGATCTGCTGGAACGGGGCCTGATCAAGGTTGACCCGCTGATCACCGCCCGCATCTCGCTCGACGAAGGACCGGAATGGTTCAAACGCCTCTACGCCGGCGAACCCGGGGCGATGAAGGTGATCGTCGATCCGACGAAGTAA
- a CDS encoding arylsulfatase, whose product MSRLILTLLLVSCATAALPAAEAKRPNILIILADDLGYSDLGCYGGEIPTPNIDALAKRGVRFTQVYNSARCCPSRAALMTGLYPTQAGIGDFTTAQPNPSRGPGYLGRLRDDCVTLAEVLKPAGYGCYYVGKWHLHNQTGPIRRGFDEFYGYTFDHSHDQYDADYYERLPAGRQKEINPPKDEFYATDVFNDYALEFIRQGQQSDKPWFLFLGHSSPHFPIQAPTERVDKYEATYQRGWDVLREERFERMKEIGLIDGDRWQLTPRSIVPVDRDDIANGYSGKENPAWDALPADRRGDLARRMAVFAAMVEGVDVGVGRIVNHLEATGDLDNTLIIFLTDNGACYEWGPFGFDGVSRVGTNTLRTGEELREIGQRGTHQAYGSGWANLGNTPFRLYKHFTHEGGISMPLIAHWPAGIGTPDVWVRQPGHMMDILPTLMEASGATYPTTFDNRAITPLEGTSLLPAMRGEALPQRQIGFDHQAAHALRDGDWKIVWSKRMPHKIEWELYNLAEDRCETNDLAAQEPERLKSMVAAWEAWAWRVGVHYDPAKAALSGDFSHVDRNFPIAKRSWTIEAEVDAKSPSGVVAAQGGNRHGYALHFVDGKPAFDVRVGGIVTRLISKQRYSGQVHLRAGLDKKVMMLQINDEPPFKIASPGLIPAQPFDELSLGHDVLTAAGDYEAPNPLQGSLRSFAIKHATP is encoded by the coding sequence GTGTCACGCCTGATTCTGACGCTGCTTCTCGTTTCCTGCGCAACCGCGGCGCTGCCAGCCGCCGAAGCGAAGCGGCCGAACATTCTGATCATCCTGGCCGATGACCTCGGCTACTCCGATCTTGGCTGTTACGGCGGCGAGATCCCGACGCCCAATATCGACGCGCTCGCCAAGCGGGGCGTCCGCTTTACGCAGGTCTACAACTCGGCCCGCTGCTGTCCCAGTCGCGCGGCGCTGATGACTGGGCTCTATCCAACGCAAGCCGGCATCGGCGACTTCACCACCGCCCAGCCCAATCCCAGCCGCGGGCCCGGCTATCTCGGTCGCCTGCGGGACGATTGCGTCACGCTGGCCGAAGTCTTGAAGCCGGCCGGCTACGGTTGCTACTACGTCGGCAAGTGGCACCTCCACAACCAGACCGGCCCGATCCGCCGCGGCTTCGACGAGTTCTACGGCTACACGTTCGATCACTCGCACGATCAATACGACGCTGACTACTACGAGCGACTGCCGGCAGGCCGCCAAAAGGAAATCAATCCTCCCAAGGACGAGTTCTACGCAACCGACGTCTTCAACGACTACGCGCTGGAGTTCATCCGCCAGGGACAACAGAGCGACAAGCCGTGGTTCCTCTTCCTCGGCCACTCGTCTCCCCACTTTCCGATCCAAGCGCCGACCGAGCGGGTCGACAAGTACGAAGCGACTTACCAGCGCGGCTGGGACGTGCTGCGGGAAGAACGATTCGAACGGATGAAGGAGATCGGGCTGATCGACGGCGATCGTTGGCAGCTAACGCCGCGCTCGATCGTGCCGGTTGATCGCGACGACATCGCCAATGGTTACTCGGGGAAAGAAAACCCGGCGTGGGACGCGCTGCCGGCAGATCGCCGCGGCGATCTCGCGCGGCGGATGGCGGTCTTCGCCGCGATGGTCGAAGGGGTCGACGTCGGCGTCGGGCGAATCGTCAATCACCTCGAAGCGACCGGCGATCTCGACAACACGCTCATCATCTTCCTGACCGACAACGGCGCTTGCTACGAATGGGGACCTTTCGGCTTTGACGGCGTTTCTCGCGTCGGGACCAACACCCTGCGAACCGGCGAAGAGCTCCGCGAAATCGGTCAGCGCGGCACGCATCAAGCCTATGGCAGCGGCTGGGCGAATCTCGGCAATACGCCGTTTCGCTTGTACAAGCACTTCACGCACGAAGGTGGCATTAGCATGCCGCTGATCGCTCACTGGCCCGCCGGGATCGGTACGCCCGACGTTTGGGTCCGCCAACCGGGTCACATGATGGACATCCTGCCGACCCTGATGGAAGCGAGCGGCGCCACCTATCCGACCACCTTCGATAATCGCGCGATCACGCCGCTGGAAGGGACCAGTCTGCTGCCGGCGATGCGGGGCGAAGCGTTACCGCAGCGTCAGATCGGCTTCGATCATCAGGCGGCCCACGCGCTGCGCGACGGCGATTGGAAGATCGTCTGGTCGAAGCGGATGCCCCACAAGATTGAGTGGGAGCTTTACAACCTGGCCGAAGATCGCTGCGAAACGAATGACCTCGCCGCCCAAGAGCCGGAAAGACTGAAGTCGATGGTTGCCGCGTGGGAAGCGTGGGCCTGGCGCGTCGGCGTTCACTATGATCCGGCGAAAGCGGCTCTCTCCGGCGACTTCTCTCACGTCGATCGCAACTTCCCGATCGCCAAACGAAGCTGGACGATCGAAGCCGAAGTCGACGCCAAGTCGCCGTCTGGAGTCGTCGCCGCGCAAGGCGGCAATCGCCATGGCTATGCTCTGCACTTTGTCGACGGGAAGCCCGCTTTCGACGTGCGTGTCGGCGGTATCGTAACGCGGCTGATCTCCAAGCAACGATACTCCGGCCAGGTCCATCTGCGCGCGGGGCTCGACAAGAAGGTGATGATGCTGCAAATCAACGACGAGCCGCCGTTCAAAATCGCTTCGCCCGGCCTCATTCCCGCGCAGCCGTTCGACGAGCTGTCGCTCGGCCATGATGTGCTAACGGCGGCCGGCGACTACGAGGCTCCCAATCCGCTGCAAGGTTCCCTCCGCTCCTTCGCGATCAAACACGCGACTCCTTAA
- a CDS encoding arylsulfatase, which produces MKTFALLSLTILITFCSAASAAERPNIILIMVDDMGFSDLGYHGSEIATPNIDALAQGGVRFSQFYNNGRCCPTRATLMTGLYPHQSGIGHMTESPGELNYGAGKSPAYQGFLNHNCVTIAEALQGAGYATLMSGKWHLGENEESRWPLQRGYDKYFGCLSGATLHFYPGGDRGMSLGNEAIETPESTTDEQFYTTDAFTDYAIRFLKEEQAGDKRPMFLYLAYTAPHWPIQAFEDDIAKYRGKYKIGWDKLRQQRLAKQKELGLVSADLELSPRTPNIPAWETLDAEKQDEMDLKMAIYAAMIDRIDQNIGKLMKYLKESGIEDDTMILFLSDNGGCQEGGVLGGANFRDIEKRNHEYFHGYGEAWANASNTPFRLYKHFNHEGGTATPFFIHWSAKITSQTDWYAEPAQLIDVMPTILDVAGATYPTEYEGNRIHPLDGISLRPALEGKSLDRQKPICIEHENNASIRSGDWKLVGRNVARPRGVHPENWELYNITADRTETNNLAAENPEKVRELAKQWNAWSKRVLVYPKLADDAPAKKPTAKAN; this is translated from the coding sequence ATGAAAACGTTCGCCCTCTTGTCGCTGACGATCCTGATTACCTTCTGCAGCGCCGCCAGCGCCGCAGAACGTCCCAACATCATCCTGATCATGGTCGACGACATGGGCTTTTCCGATCTCGGCTATCACGGCAGTGAGATCGCGACTCCCAACATCGACGCGCTCGCCCAGGGAGGCGTTCGCTTTTCGCAGTTCTATAACAACGGCCGCTGCTGCCCGACCCGCGCGACCTTGATGACCGGGCTCTATCCGCATCAATCCGGGATCGGCCACATGACCGAATCGCCCGGCGAGTTGAACTATGGCGCCGGCAAGTCGCCTGCTTATCAAGGATTTTTGAATCACAACTGCGTCACGATCGCCGAAGCGCTGCAGGGCGCCGGGTACGCGACGCTGATGTCGGGCAAATGGCACCTTGGCGAAAATGAGGAGAGCCGTTGGCCGCTGCAGCGCGGTTACGACAAGTACTTCGGCTGTCTCTCTGGGGCGACGCTCCACTTTTATCCCGGCGGCGATCGCGGGATGTCGCTCGGTAACGAGGCGATCGAAACTCCAGAAAGCACCACCGACGAGCAGTTCTATACGACCGACGCGTTCACCGACTATGCGATCCGCTTTTTGAAAGAAGAGCAAGCGGGCGACAAGCGGCCGATGTTCCTCTACCTCGCTTACACGGCGCCTCACTGGCCGATTCAGGCCTTCGAAGACGACATCGCCAAGTACCGCGGTAAGTACAAGATTGGCTGGGACAAACTGCGCCAGCAGCGACTCGCCAAACAAAAGGAGCTGGGACTGGTCTCGGCTGATCTAGAGCTCTCCCCGCGTACGCCGAACATTCCGGCCTGGGAAACGCTCGACGCCGAGAAGCAGGACGAGATGGATCTGAAGATGGCGATCTACGCCGCGATGATTGATCGGATCGACCAGAACATCGGCAAGCTGATGAAGTACCTGAAAGAGTCCGGCATCGAAGACGACACCATGATCCTGTTCCTCTCCGACAACGGCGGTTGTCAGGAAGGGGGCGTCCTCGGCGGGGCCAACTTCCGCGATATCGAGAAACGGAATCACGAATACTTCCATGGCTACGGCGAAGCGTGGGCCAACGCCAGCAACACGCCGTTCCGGCTTTACAAGCACTTCAATCACGAAGGAGGAACGGCGACCCCGTTCTTCATTCATTGGTCCGCCAAGATCACGTCGCAAACAGATTGGTACGCGGAACCGGCGCAGCTGATCGACGTGATGCCGACGATCCTCGACGTCGCCGGCGCTACTTATCCGACCGAGTACGAAGGAAACCGAATCCATCCGCTCGACGGCATATCGCTTCGTCCGGCGCTGGAAGGGAAGTCGCTCGACCGGCAAAAGCCGATCTGCATCGAGCATGAAAACAACGCGTCGATTCGCTCCGGCGATTGGAAACTGGTCGGCCGTAACGTCGCGCGTCCGCGCGGCGTTCATCCCGAAAACTGGGAGCTCTACAACATCACCGCCGACCGCACCGAAACCAACAACCTGGCGGCCGAGAACCCCGAGAAGGTCCGCGAGCTGGCCAAGCAATGGAACGCCTGGTCGAAGCGGGTGCTGGTTTATCCCAAACTGGCCGACGACGCCCCGGCGAAAAAGCCGACCGCCAAAGCGAACTAG
- a CDS encoding M28 family metallopeptidase, whose product MTIDPSAIRERLVKHVDCLASLIGIRTLHHPTAIEAAIGYITQQWSGMGYDVRQQTYEAVDGFGTNLIVETRGAKRPEQIILLGAHYDSTPFTPGADDNASAVAVMLEVARLLKEHVPRRTIRYVAFACEEAPYFNLGAMGSQHHAREARQAHERILGMLCLEMVGYFRDDPNSQKIPATIPRIFHPLFPTVGNFLAAVGNLNSWSLNWKFRRGFKRGSQLPLWSLNLPERVHEIRRSDNSSFWDQGYPALMLTDTSFLRNPNYHQMSDTPETLDYDRMTQVALGVAAAVKRLVG is encoded by the coding sequence ATGACGATCGACCCCAGCGCCATTCGCGAGCGCCTCGTCAAGCATGTCGATTGCCTGGCGTCGCTGATTGGGATCCGCACGCTCCATCATCCGACTGCGATCGAAGCGGCGATCGGCTACATCACGCAGCAATGGAGCGGCATGGGTTACGACGTCCGGCAGCAGACGTACGAAGCGGTCGACGGCTTTGGGACCAACTTGATTGTCGAAACCCGCGGCGCCAAACGCCCGGAGCAAATCATCCTGCTCGGCGCTCACTACGACTCGACTCCGTTCACCCCCGGCGCCGACGATAACGCGTCGGCCGTCGCGGTGATGCTCGAAGTAGCGCGGCTACTGAAAGAGCATGTGCCGCGGCGGACGATCCGTTATGTGGCGTTCGCCTGCGAAGAGGCGCCTTATTTCAACCTCGGCGCGATGGGAAGCCAGCATCATGCGCGCGAAGCGCGGCAAGCGCACGAGCGGATCCTCGGCATGCTCTGCTTGGAAATGGTCGGCTACTTTCGCGACGATCCGAACTCGCAAAAGATCCCCGCGACGATTCCCAGGATCTTTCATCCCCTGTTTCCCACCGTCGGCAACTTCCTGGCGGCGGTCGGCAACTTGAACAGTTGGAGTTTGAACTGGAAGTTCCGCCGCGGGTTCAAGCGCGGCTCCCAACTTCCCCTCTGGTCGCTTAACCTCCCCGAGCGCGTCCATGAGATCCGCCGCAGCGACAACAGCTCGTTCTGGGACCAAGGTTATCCGGCCCTGATGCTGACCGACACCAGCTTTCTGCGGAATCCGAACTATCACCAGATGAGCGACACGCCGGAGACGCTCGACTACGACCGGATGACCCAAGTCGCCCTCGGCGTCGCCGCCGCGGTGAAGCGTCTTGTCGGGTAG
- a CDS encoding MFS transporter, whose product MTTSPEAGGSGKTVQQYIDEAPIWSDGTATASAPLTPMQWRIWWLAAAGKFFEGLVVFMTGVALPLLAQEFQLGPAAHGLVGAASLFGILIGATALGGLADRYGRKPIFILEMAIFTAFLVAVALSPNFLVLVICLFGLGVALGCDYPTAHLVISECMPSNARGKFVLGAFGFQAVGALVGAGIGFLILYENPSIGAWRWMYATAIVPAVIVTLARLTITESAHWLFAQGKYEDAERETLRLLKREPAYPKEVALDAAKEQAEFAEIEEEAKCSGGYAELFSAKNRRATILTSVPWFLQDLSTYGIGIFTPTILAAAVGSEKAHATKVADIVLNDMTAAKGAAVIDLLLIVGIIGAALLADRVGRIKLQIFGFIGCAVGLFLASLSVGAADPMRLYLIFAGFMTFSFMTNLGPNAQTYLIAGEVFPTHIRGKGAGLAASFAKIGAVLTAFLFPILLADIGVRWLLYILIAASLIGAVVTWMTRIETAGVNLEEIGK is encoded by the coding sequence ATGACGACGTCGCCTGAGGCCGGGGGAAGCGGCAAGACGGTTCAGCAATACATTGACGAAGCGCCGATCTGGTCGGACGGGACCGCGACGGCGAGCGCTCCGCTGACGCCGATGCAGTGGCGGATCTGGTGGTTGGCCGCCGCGGGAAAATTCTTTGAAGGGCTGGTCGTCTTTATGACCGGCGTCGCGCTGCCGCTGCTGGCGCAAGAGTTCCAATTGGGACCAGCCGCACATGGCCTGGTTGGCGCCGCGTCGCTGTTTGGAATTTTAATCGGGGCGACGGCGCTCGGCGGATTGGCCGATCGTTACGGCCGCAAGCCGATCTTCATCCTCGAGATGGCGATCTTCACCGCGTTTCTGGTGGCGGTCGCGCTGAGCCCGAACTTTCTGGTGCTGGTGATCTGCTTGTTTGGCCTGGGCGTAGCGCTGGGGTGCGACTATCCGACGGCTCACCTGGTGATTTCGGAATGCATGCCGAGCAATGCCCGCGGCAAGTTTGTGCTCGGCGCCTTCGGCTTTCAGGCGGTCGGCGCGCTGGTTGGCGCGGGGATCGGCTTTTTGATTTTGTATGAGAACCCGAGCATCGGCGCCTGGCGGTGGATGTATGCGACCGCGATCGTGCCGGCGGTGATTGTGACGCTGGCGCGATTGACGATTACGGAGAGCGCCCATTGGCTGTTCGCCCAAGGGAAGTACGAAGACGCCGAGCGGGAAACGCTGCGGCTGCTGAAGCGCGAACCCGCCTATCCGAAGGAAGTGGCGCTTGACGCCGCCAAAGAGCAGGCCGAGTTCGCCGAGATCGAAGAGGAAGCAAAGTGCAGCGGGGGCTACGCCGAACTCTTCTCGGCCAAGAACCGCCGCGCGACGATTCTGACGTCGGTTCCCTGGTTTCTGCAAGACTTGAGCACCTATGGCATCGGGATCTTTACGCCGACGATTCTGGCCGCGGCGGTCGGTTCCGAAAAGGCGCACGCGACGAAGGTGGCCGACATCGTGCTGAACGACATGACCGCCGCCAAAGGCGCCGCGGTGATCGACTTGCTGTTGATCGTGGGGATTATCGGCGCGGCGCTGTTGGCCGATCGAGTCGGCCGGATCAAGCTGCAGATCTTTGGATTCATCGGCTGTGCGGTCGGCTTGTTTCTGGCGTCGCTGTCGGTCGGCGCGGCCGATCCGATGCGGCTCTACTTGATCTTCGCAGGCTTCATGACGTTCAGCTTTATGACGAACCTGGGGCCGAACGCGCAAACCTATTTGATCGCCGGCGAAGTTTTTCCGACGCACATCCGCGGCAAAGGCGCCGGGCTGGCAGCGTCGTTCGCCAAGATCGGCGCGGTGCTGACGGCGTTTCTCTTTCCGATCCTGCTGGCCGACATCGGCGTCCGCTGGCTGCTCTACATCTTGATCGCCGCATCGCTGATCGGCGCGGTGGTGACGTGGATGACCCGGATTGAAACGGCCGGGGTGAACTTGGAAGAGATTGGGAAGTAG
- a CDS encoding MafI family immunity protein, protein MTLPDRIKRAGNLFIDRIDPQIIFAAVEYADFNECCLAVEILCEQLYEYSVPITLEEFEQLRQLATETTADPSLIEMLRSLVRSNST, encoded by the coding sequence ATGACGCTCCCCGATCGAATCAAACGTGCCGGCAATCTGTTTATTGACCGAATCGATCCGCAGATCATCTTCGCGGCGGTTGAGTACGCTGACTTCAACGAATGCTGCCTTGCCGTTGAGATACTTTGCGAACAACTCTACGAATATAGCGTTCCCATCACCCTGGAAGAATTCGAGCAGCTTCGGCAACTGGCGACCGAGACGACGGCTGATCCGTCACTAATTGAGATGCTTCGTTCGCTGGTGCGATCGAATTCGACCTAG
- the xerC gene encoding tyrosine recombinase XerC, whose product MRAAADRFLRYLKVERNASDLTIKSYGEDLEALVDYLEELYAAPATTGEVSTLDLRGYVAAVSDAGYSETTVSRRLASMRSFFRFAQREELIDRSPAKPLRNPRRKRKLPHFLTGDEINKLLSAPPANTAAGLRDRAIFETTYSAGLRVSELVGLNDSDIDFEQGLIRVRGKGKRERLGPLGSYAIDALNAWLAKRTLSVRAAAAKEKPVFTNKFGNRLTTRSVGRMLEKYIALTGLDTRTSPHTLRHSFATHLLDAGADIRSVQELLGHKSLVTTQIYTHVSTTRLKEAYEKAHPRARI is encoded by the coding sequence ATGCGAGCCGCCGCCGACCGCTTCCTCCGGTACCTGAAGGTCGAACGCAACGCGTCCGACCTGACGATCAAAAGCTACGGCGAAGACCTGGAAGCCCTGGTCGACTATCTCGAAGAGCTCTACGCCGCTCCGGCCACCACCGGAGAAGTCTCCACCCTTGATCTGCGCGGCTACGTCGCCGCCGTCAGCGACGCAGGCTACAGCGAAACGACCGTCTCGCGCCGTCTCGCTTCGATGCGTTCCTTCTTTCGCTTCGCCCAGCGCGAAGAGCTGATCGACCGCAGCCCGGCCAAGCCGCTTCGCAATCCGCGTCGCAAGCGGAAGCTGCCCCACTTTCTGACCGGCGACGAGATCAACAAGCTCCTCAGCGCCCCGCCGGCAAACACCGCCGCCGGACTGCGCGATCGAGCGATCTTCGAGACCACCTACAGCGCCGGCCTCCGCGTCAGCGAACTGGTCGGGCTCAACGATAGCGACATCGACTTCGAGCAAGGTTTGATCCGCGTTCGCGGGAAAGGGAAGCGGGAACGACTTGGCCCCTTGGGCAGTTACGCCATCGACGCGCTGAACGCGTGGCTCGCCAAACGAACCCTCAGCGTCCGCGCCGCCGCGGCGAAGGAAAAGCCGGTCTTCACCAACAAGTTCGGCAATCGGCTGACCACGCGGAGCGTCGGCCGGATGCTCGAAAAGTACATCGCGCTGACGGGACTCGACACCCGCACTTCTCCGCACACCTTGCGACATAGCTTCGCGACCCATCTCCTCGACGCCGGCGCCGACATCCGCAGCGTCCAAGAACTGCTCGGCCACAAAAGCCTGGTCACGACGCAAATCTACACCCACGTCAGCACCACGCGCCTCAAAGAAGCGTACGAAAAAGCGCACCCGCGGGCCCGCATCTAG
- the bshB1 gene encoding bacillithiol biosynthesis deacetylase BshB1, with translation MQLDVLVIAPHPDDAELGMAGAILKFKAEGLRVGVLDLTSGEPTPFGSLEKRAAETAAATKILGLDWRENLGLPNRSLEPTLAAREQLASVFRQVRPRWLFAPYWEDAHPDHVAATQLVEAARFWSKLSKTDMPGEPFHPERIYNYYCVHLKMTPQPAFVLDISEHWEQKAASIACYHSQFVEGRSPEPPTFLEKLRDEASYWGKVIGKRYGEPFTSREPLGLASMQSLF, from the coding sequence ATGCAGCTCGACGTACTGGTAATCGCCCCCCATCCCGACGACGCCGAACTCGGCATGGCCGGCGCGATCCTGAAGTTCAAAGCCGAAGGGCTCCGCGTCGGCGTGCTCGATTTGACCAGCGGCGAACCGACGCCGTTCGGCTCGCTCGAAAAACGAGCCGCCGAAACCGCCGCCGCCACCAAAATCCTCGGCCTCGATTGGCGCGAAAACCTTGGCCTGCCCAATCGGAGTCTCGAGCCGACGCTAGCAGCTCGCGAGCAATTGGCCTCCGTCTTTCGCCAGGTCCGCCCGCGCTGGCTCTTCGCTCCCTATTGGGAAGACGCCCATCCCGATCATGTCGCCGCGACGCAGTTGGTCGAAGCGGCCCGGTTCTGGTCGAAGCTCTCCAAGACCGACATGCCGGGCGAGCCGTTTCATCCCGAGCGAATCTACAACTATTACTGCGTCCATCTGAAAATGACCCCACAGCCGGCCTTCGTCCTCGACATCAGCGAGCACTGGGAACAAAAGGCGGCGTCGATCGCCTGCTATCACAGCCAGTTCGTCGAAGGACGTTCGCCAGAGCCGCCCACCTTCCTCGAGAAGCTCCGGGACGAAGCCTCTTACTGGGGCAAGGTGATCGGCAAGCGCTACGGCGAACCGTTTACCAGTCGCGAGCCGCTGGGCCTCGCTAGCATGCAATCGCTGTTTTAG
- a CDS encoding DUF1559 domain-containing protein: MRRSNPLFPKNSGFTLVELLVVIAIIGVLIALLLPAVQQAREAARRMQCTNNLKQLALALHNYHDVNQNFPMAAAHGSGRISVQFRLLPYIEQQNLYDQAEYTADYHANVDLAKTRIDGFLCPSGTSEISARSTSVGDEPDAYTTHYYGNAGPIGTNTLTGAAYQQVASSFGAVSQEGVFAALKCYSFRDLLDGTSNTIGFGELSYNKYANYRAWTRGAYQYDATNLALLGTKTHSQPINYGKNGASMSFNAAGYGSEHPGGANFGMMDGSVRFVAQTVDMNIYRGLASRAGGEVNSLD, from the coding sequence ATGCGCCGTTCGAATCCATTATTCCCCAAGAACTCCGGTTTTACGCTTGTCGAGTTGCTCGTCGTGATTGCGATCATCGGCGTGCTGATCGCGCTTCTGTTGCCGGCGGTGCAGCAAGCTCGCGAAGCGGCTCGCCGCATGCAGTGCACCAACAACCTGAAGCAACTTGCGCTGGCGCTGCACAATTATCACGACGTCAACCAGAACTTCCCGATGGCGGCCGCGCACGGGTCAGGGCGGATCAGCGTCCAGTTCCGCTTATTGCCTTACATCGAACAGCAGAACCTGTACGACCAAGCGGAGTACACCGCCGACTACCACGCCAACGTCGACCTGGCGAAGACGCGGATCGACGGCTTCCTATGCCCCAGCGGTACATCGGAGATTTCCGCGCGGTCGACGAGCGTTGGCGATGAGCCGGACGCTTACACGACGCACTACTACGGCAACGCCGGCCCGATCGGAACCAACACGCTGACCGGCGCCGCCTATCAGCAAGTCGCGAGCTCCTTCGGCGCCGTTTCGCAGGAAGGGGTCTTCGCCGCGCTGAAGTGTTACTCGTTCCGCGATCTGCTCGATGGCACCAGTAACACGATTGGGTTCGGCGAACTCTCCTATAACAAGTACGCCAACTACCGCGCCTGGACGCGCGGCGCTTATCAATACGATGCGACCAATCTCGCGCTGCTCGGCACGAAAACGCACTCTCAGCCGATCAATTACGGCAAAAACGGCGCCTCGATGTCGTTTAACGCGGCCGGTTACGGCAGCGAACATCCAGGCGGCGCCAACTTCGGCATGATGGACGGTTCGGTCCGCTTCGTCGCGCAGACGGTCGACATGAACATCTACCGCGGGCTGGCGAGTCGCGCCGGCGGCGAAGTGAATTCGTTGGACTAA